From the genome of Cydia pomonella isolate Wapato2018A chromosome 1, ilCydPomo1, whole genome shotgun sequence:
ttattgcatttataatCATGTGTTACATATAAAAATGGTCCAGTAACACGGCACAAAACTTGTTAGCCATTTCTATCCATACTCTGAtgttataaattatgaaaacacaGTTATAGAAGTCACTTTAACATTTAATCGTATGTAAATTGAATTATCATATTGCGTTTTCGGAGAGCGCACGTCATTTTAATTAGCTTTTCGGGTTTCATGGAGAGTATTTACGTTCATATACGTAATTTATTAATGGTTCTATGACTAACTGGCTGAAAGCATAAGAAACAAATGGACAATGTTACATGTACAGTTGATGGGgtgacactcctcctttcggcatTTCTAGGCTCCATTCGGCtcggcattgctccgagcaattattagggttggcgcaacttgacgtccctatacgtgcacgaacacagataagataatgacttgaattttgaaaacccaaaatggccgaaagggatagtgccatacattaaaaGGTACAGcgtaattcgtccctgaatcgctgtcaaacttcggttttgtaggaagtgtcatttctgtacggtagtactattatggCACAGTCTGCTCCTTTTAAAAACATGTCTTCAATATATGATGATTTCGCCGATATCAAAAGTGTGCTCGTAAATTGATAGCTAGACTTTCCAAATAGCAACGATGGATCGCCGGGTGTTGACTAAATATGGTTAAATTCCTTTCACGACTAATTATTCACCAGCTGCACACTTAAACGTAAGTttctgcataataagctatcaatattacactttaaacaacattaatgagcaaaaaacaaaaaaaatgtttgtgatGAGTTGATGACTACGCTATTTAAAAGTTCTACCATATTTGATTTCTGTGCCACTTTTTAACTTGTcacaatcaatatgaaattcgcgagcaaacttatattacctatattattgTCAACAtgaccagtgttggccgaatgttaattataattgatcattaactattacaaattgaaccgtaaaccgtaataGTCCGTATCGACACAGTAAatagcggcgcggcgggcgtcggagcagagagtccgctcagtacaaagtgccattttcgccgcccGCACACAGACGTggcatttacgcacacagacgttacatttacaggcgttctcgggcactctcgggcagagcttagtccggctgtgcgcgcgttgctcacttgacgtccccgccgcccgctacgtaggtacctactgtcatgtacgtcaaaatgcagtctctaaggaatgtaaacatgataagatgtatgtataaacgaatctatgtatgtatgtctgtaaacttatattacctactcatttttaaaattcgaaattaatacagaagcaaccctagtgagtcgggcaagtttaggtatgtattttcaagaacggcgagaacggaccttctgtttattttttattttgtggtatcggtttacggttcaatttgtaattgtcAATGGTCAACAATACCAAACGTGATAAGACgaaaatcaaattccttgatcGTActcacaaaaaaagaaaaacgttCATATAGTAAAGCGTTATAGGATCAATGCCACAGGAGGATCTTCCTGAcggggtattctttttatagcttagataataataatgttaagtATGTATCTGAGGTTGTCGTTgtgattcaagatggcgaagacgtctcgagaatatgtttttgtgttttgctcattcatgtagtaggtataaagtgtaatattgatagcttattatgcaatGAACTATCGTGGacgtgtgcagctaatgaaaaactaatcttgaaacgcgtttaaccatgttttaatcaacacccggcaatccatcgtggcttttagtaagtccagctatctctttactcaaagcaactaccgaacaatgtcatgctctacgagcacacttaataGGTGTTGTATTATATAacagtaatttaatattataaaatgtactaGGAACTTGTAACTGTTTTGCTATATCTGTGTATGAAGTCTTCGATCATGGCTTTAACCACAAGGGGCTTGTCTTTCGGAGCCATGTGACCTGCTCCTCGTATTAACGTTTCGGTGAACCGCCCGCCGCTCTTCTTGTAGCTGTAACAATAAATTGATAATATCaatgtattacttatttaaaccCTACACAAgaattttattaattcattaaatTTCGCAACTTTAAGGAGGACACACAGAACGATACAGTTTCGCGCCGAGTCGTTCAGCACTTCACTTTTTATAGAAAACTTGATGCTTTCTATGGGACACGAAATACCGGACGCCGGGATTTGTGACAGATTTAAACtgattaaatatttcattttccGTCTTTTTTTGTATCTACAATTAAAAGGAATCCAGCCATACGATACCTAGCCATGTTCTGTcaatttcatcaaaataaaataggatCCTtgttttcaagacatgcgtcgcttaatgacataatccgtcgatctcttgcctgAGCCGACTGTCATTATCAGGGTTGATAGCAAAAGGCCTGTGTCcttagttccttggagcttgggatgAATGTTTGAATGTGTGGGATGCTATCTGCGTACACAAACTGGCACCGTCcgacctccaacggactaatgtaaaagcgggcgcagcgtcGGAAAACGACGAAATTTTagaacgtaataaatataagagccttgGTAGAGAGTAcaattttgtaccatttggcgttgcaactctaggtccatggggtcccagcgcgcacaagttttttggagaaatcgcgaaacgtctggttaacgtaactggtgatcgaagagctggcggcttcctcgcacaacgtatcagtattgcgatacaacgaggaaatgtcgaaggatccttggtacaatgtctcaagggcctatttaaATATAAGCTAGTTAAAGTAATCATcattacttatgtatattgttattgtaaataaagatttgtTTAAAAAGATCAAGGTTATTCCAGatcagagcagagcccaactggggaagtacctccactttacagaaaactgcagccaaataacactagaccctactcatagtgttgtgttcctgccggtgagtaaggttgccagagctcaacgagggggggggaggattattagggtcggcaacgcgcatgtaactcctctggagttgcaggcgtacataggctacggagactgcttaccaccaggcgggccgtatgcttgtttgccaccgacgtagtataaaaaaaaatcttacccaACCACTTGACCCGTATCGTCCTTCATCTGCGTCCGTGGAGCTTCGTCGTATTCACTTCGACCAGACCATTGTAGCGAAGCATACGTGTGTTTCGACCCCCAGTACGGCAAGATCACGTCGAACTGACCACTGAAGTCATGCAAGTGTAGGGTCAAGGAGGGATCAGAATAAAAGCCGCATAAAGTAAACCACTCAACCTAATTTCAACACGAGAGAGGCGATATTTGGGCGACTGAGCCACTGTTTCCGCCTTGACCCTAAGTTCAAGCGatcgaaattaaatttaaattgtgaCAAAAAGTCTCATGGAGACttaattactaattactttACTTGCTTTGCTCGTGCACTGGTGTGTTTTTGCGTGACTTAATGTTGTTAATCATTTGCATTATTAAAAGTCACGGCACCTCCTCGCAGTCCTAAGGTACAGTTAGCAATATTATTCGCTTAGCATCTTTGTATCCAAAGTTGTATGCAGGGGGGATTACATTTTCCCTGCACCTgactatgttaacggcaccaatcatgggacatttaagagaaaatttggagtgtttttgatatttcaccgacacctgtaaaatttctaccttcttacgctttaaaagttgaatgtctaGTTCGTCctttatttctatgtatttaatgaaagctactgcaattagtttcaatattattaaccaattaaaactgtggttttttgctccagtcatagGATGTATGACgctattcattttcaaactaacaaatatcaatgacaAATTAAGCTCAAgcggctcttgtttatggtaaaatgttgccagcgattaaaaactgatggtaaataccttgttttacaggatttgtctatacaatcccattactggtgcctgttccattataggggtgtttactgtATACAATCCGTCTCAATCTAATTAAAACCTTTCATAATCATTTCAGTTTCATTGCTTTCTCAAATCAACTATTTACTAAGGatttcaaagtactaaaaacaGAGTGAGTTCAAATTTGGCTTGCGCAGAATAGAGCAAAAATAATTATCTATGAAATATACCAAAGGAGGGCTTATACATATGTGTGTGTTCTCGATTCAAAGACATACCTATAACACAGCACCCCGTAATGTTCAAGCAGCTCTTCCACAAAAGGTTTAGTTGTATTCATAAAATCCGGCAGCATCTTCTCGTAAACCAGCTGGTTGTTGACGTTGAACGTCGTGTTGCCAACGTGGATGCTTTGCCTGACGTCAGCTTTATTCAGAAACTCCAGAAACGTGTACATTGCTGGTCCATCTTCGTTGAAATTCAAGAAACTGACGCCGCTGTGCTTTTTGATGTATTCTATGGTTTCGTTGAatttctaaaatgtattttaaacacACCGTAGATTTAGCAGATCTAACAGAACTTTGAGAAGGAAAAAAAAGTTTGCCCCTTTGAATTTGTGGGTAATAATCATTCATCTTCGTATTACgagtaaaggatgactcacgcaaGAACAGTGTTCGGGCCGAGGAGTCCGAAAGAAgttatagaaaacgaagcgcctgGTGCCTCGGGCCGGACACTGGCCGTTCTAGCGTGGGTCATCATTAACTAGTGCCTGTACCGAATATCCTAACGCCCCCGGCGGACCTTGGGTCTTTAAGTTTGTTACGGGGAAAATGTTAAGATAAAGAGGAGCTTGTAGGTGACATTTAGATTCAACCACCCACGGTGTTGCATTTAAGATTATGAAAGTGTTTCCTTTCATAAAGGTGTGCGATAAGGTAATTTGTTATCAAGCTAACTCAACTTACGACTTAGAAGAGTAGAGATGGAATTTTGAATGTGCCATAATTCTACGAAAACACGACGCTAATTGTCACTTCGAAGTCAGTAAGGAGTTGGCTTAAATGGACTCTAAAGTTACGTACATTAGCCGCATCCACCATCCTTCCAGCATCAAGGAGTTTTACGGCGTCCGTCTCCAACTTCCTTAAGACTTTACCCTGCTCATCGTCCAACAGGCCGAGGACGAGACAAAAGTCCGTATAGTGCATCATGCTTCGCGGATCGATCAGCCCATTGCCTATCATCACACCCtggataaataattaatatatatgttaaataattaattgcGAAGAAATATTTGGCAAATCATCATGCCGCCTGTAGTATGTAAGTAGGCCTAAAAGAGAGAATCTCTAAGCTGTTGTTCCTGGAGGACCGAAGCCTTATGAGATTCGCTTATGAATTGTATTTATAGCAACTGACATTCGGAACTCTGTAAGCACGATGTAAGAGATGTGTGGCGCTTCATACTTGGCAGAGACTAACATTCTTTAGGAATAATTTGACTTAAATATCAATTTAACATTTTGTAAAGCGGTAAAAACAATTAACTGACCACATACATACTTTATCTCAATGCAGGCAGTAAGCATTACAAACGATTAGTTGTCAACTTGTCACAGATGGTCTAGCCCTCAGATTTAAGCCAAAGGCCAATACGTGTATGCCGATATTGCCGATACTACACTGCTTCCACAAAGCCGACAAACAGTAGCCACCATTTATATGAACATCATAAATGTTTATCTTGCAATAAGGGTTACAACCAGTATACCCATACCCTCAAATTGACTTGATGGGCAGGCTCATGTCGGTTCCTATGCAATATCGCAGCTAGCGTAGGAACGTATTTGCCCGCATATGACTCGCCTGCTACAAATAGTGGCCGTTGACGCTGCTCCGGAAATATTTCCAGGAACTGCCGTAGAAATTCCAGCAGATGGCCGCCTACctgcaaatataaatatttaacggTTTACCATCTAATGTAGAAAAGCAATGTTATCCATCTTACTTTAGTGAGAAAAGTTTTGCTACCCGATTCACGACGGTGACCTGACTATGACAATTCACCGTAGGTACATTGCAAGCGCAACAAGTAAATATTGATGACACTATTGTGACTTACCGACCCGTCTGACACGGAAATGTACAGGGATTGTCAGTATTAGGTGTCAATTGTCACGTTGGCATCCTACTTACTTCGTCTTCACTGCTCGTATATCCTTTGTCGTTGCGTGTATAGCTGAAGCCAGCACCGACAGGATTGTCGATGTACAACACTGAGTAATCCTTCGTCCATGAAGAGTCCCTCAAATGCACTGTAAATTGAATATAGGTGTGTACAAATTTGACCGATGCGCGGAAagatttctttaattatttaatatacgagtattactaaataaaataaactaggtaaGTACCTAACGTCACCAAGCGTTGACGCTTACTAGTACCTCCAGTAATGTACAATGTATTCTCACGAGTCA
Proteins encoded in this window:
- the LOC133524400 gene encoding vitellogenic carboxypeptidase-like gives rise to the protein MKCWLILLYLCRIKTIQTNQIYNDSKLSTHRDKLKVESSKWAGVDSYAGFIPVKKEYDSNLFFWYFPTRNAGDDTPWIIWLHGGPGVSSLVAVFEINGPFVIRDDKVHLRDSSWTKDYSVLYIDNPVGAGFSYTRNDKGYTSSEDEVGGHLLEFLRQFLEIFPEQRQRPLFVAGESYAGKYVPTLAAILHRNRHEPAHQVNLRGVMIGNGLIDPRSMMHYTDFCLVLGLLDDEQGKVLRKLETDAVKLLDAGRMVDAANKFNETIEYIKKHSGVSFLNFNEDGPAMYTFLEFLNKADVRQSIHVGNTTFNVNNQLVYEKMLPDFMNTTKPFVEELLEHYGVLCYSGQFDVILPYWGSKHTYASLQWSGRSEYDEAPRTQMKDDTGQVVGYKKSGGRFTETLIRGAGHMAPKDKPLVVKAMIEDFIHRYSKTVTSS